A part of Paraliobacillus zengyii genomic DNA contains:
- the mraZ gene encoding division/cell wall cluster transcriptional repressor MraZ, with protein MFMGEYKHNIDTKGRIIVPSKFRDGLGETFVVTRGLDQCLFAYPMTEWRLLEEKLKKLPLTKKDARAFTRFFFSGAVECEVDKQGRINIPAALRKYAVLDKECAVIGVSNRVEIWSDQAWTGYVEESEESFSEIAENMLDIDF; from the coding sequence ATGTTTATGGGAGAATACAAACATAATATTGATACCAAGGGTCGCATTATTGTTCCTTCAAAATTCAGAGATGGGCTTGGTGAAACCTTTGTTGTTACGCGAGGTTTAGATCAATGTTTATTTGCTTATCCAATGACTGAATGGCGCCTTTTAGAAGAAAAGTTAAAAAAATTACCGTTAACAAAAAAAGATGCACGTGCCTTTACACGATTTTTCTTTTCTGGCGCAGTTGAATGTGAGGTAGATAAGCAGGGTAGAATAAATATTCCTGCAGCACTACGCAAATATGCTGTATTAGATAAAGAATGTGCCGTTATTGGTGTTTCGAATCGAGTAGAAATTTGGTCAGATCAAGCTTGGACAGGCTATGTTGAAGAGTCTGAAGAATCTTTTTCTGAAATTGCAGAAAATATGCTTGATATAGACTTTTAA
- the rsmH gene encoding 16S rRNA (cytosine(1402)-N(4))-methyltransferase RsmH: MFEHESVLQLQAVEGLNIRPNGTYVDGTLGAGGHAEKIVEKLNDEGLLVAFDQDQIALEAAKKRLAAHDNKMLFVHSNFRYLQDVLAEHQIDEVDGILFDLGVSSPQLDQSERGFSYQHDAPLDMRMDQTQTTSAYEVVNTWSYEALVRIFFKYGEEKFSKQVARKIEAARQKKPIESTVELAEIIKEGIPAATRRTGGHPAKRVFQAIRIAVNDELHAFYDVLHQAAESVSVGGRIAVITFHSLEDRICKQAFKKWSSLPPLPRNIPIIPETSQPPFKQITKKPIVADEEELDNNRRARSAKLRIVEKVKPWNDQFFFKEGRDQA, from the coding sequence ATGTTTGAACATGAAAGTGTGCTACAGCTACAAGCGGTAGAAGGATTGAATATACGCCCAAATGGTACATATGTTGATGGCACATTAGGGGCCGGTGGTCATGCTGAAAAAATAGTTGAAAAGCTAAATGACGAAGGCTTACTAGTAGCGTTTGATCAAGATCAGATTGCTTTAGAAGCAGCAAAAAAGAGATTAGCTGCACATGACAATAAAATGTTGTTTGTGCATTCGAATTTCAGATATTTACAAGATGTTTTGGCAGAACATCAAATTGATGAAGTAGATGGTATTCTATTTGATCTTGGTGTATCCTCTCCTCAATTAGATCAAAGTGAACGTGGCTTTAGTTATCAACATGATGCACCACTTGATATGAGAATGGATCAAACACAAACAACATCAGCTTATGAAGTTGTTAATACGTGGTCGTATGAAGCGCTAGTTCGGATCTTTTTTAAATATGGTGAAGAGAAGTTTTCCAAACAAGTTGCTCGTAAAATAGAAGCTGCAAGACAAAAGAAACCAATTGAATCTACAGTTGAGCTTGCAGAGATCATTAAAGAGGGTATTCCTGCAGCTACCAGAAGAACTGGTGGCCATCCTGCAAAGCGTGTATTTCAAGCGATTCGTATTGCGGTAAATGACGAGTTACATGCTTTCTATGATGTTTTACATCAAGCAGCAGAGTCTGTATCTGTTGGTGGAAGAATTGCAGTCATTACTTTTCATTCGTTAGAAGACAGAATATGTAAGCAGGCTTTTAAGAAGTGGAGCTCTTTACCACCACTTCCTAGAAACATTCCAATTATACCGGAGACGAGTCAACCACCATTTAAACAAATTACGAAAAAGCCAATTGTGGCAGATGAAGAAGAACTAGATAACAATAGGCGGGCGCGTTCTGCAAAGTTACGTATCGTTGAAAAAGTAAAACCTTGGAATGATCAATTTTTCTTTAAAGAAGGGCGGGATCAGGCATGA